One window of Candidatus Rickettsiella isopodorum genomic DNA carries:
- the metE gene encoding 5-methyltetrahydropteroyltriglutamate--homocysteine S-methyltransferase, translating into MSISSNPSHVLGLPRIGAHREMKKAVERYWRMEITIDELQQIGQQIEEKNWHMQAKAGLDFITVGDFSWYDHVLDHSALLGVIPERFKDENKKIDLNTIFCMARGQAPEVKETTACEMTKWFNTNYHYIVPEFNSNQVFQLSTDYFFSAIDRAIAKGYRVKPVLLGPLTYLWLGKTKPAEFDKLSLLENLLPVYNQIFAEFRSRKIEWMQIDEPILVLDLTQNWQQAYVKTYQALNFNQVNCLLGTYFGSISDQLSLIKQLPIEGLHIDCCTAPEQLSHCLEQFSKDKIISLGLINGRNIWRADLNEILTQLRPIHKVYGDKLWIGSSCSLLHTPVDLDNETKLDPEIKTWLAFAKQKLAEIALLSRALNANEPAITDLLQENQIALQNRKTSPRIHNHWVQNRIKSVSNDLAKRNTDYSSRAKQQKLALQLPLLPTTTIGSFPQTTDIRKIRQEYKSGKISYETYQQEIKQQIADVIVQQEALDLDVLVHGEAERNDMVEYFGELLNGFAFTKNGWVQSYGSRCVKPPIIYGDVSRPQAMTVEWAAYSQTLSKRPVKGMLTGPVTLLAWSFVRDDQPHQATALQIALALRDEVVDLEKAGIQIIQIDEPAFRETLPLRHKDWQNYLDWAVFSFRIASCVVQDRTQIHTHMCYSEFNDVIEAIAALDADVITLESSRSKMELLQAFENFSYPNEIGPGIYDIHSPRIPSKEEMIQQLQQALHYIPIERLWVNPDCGLKTRHLPEVIEALRNMVGAAKFLREESALLVIPPSANKEISHAVTSKI; encoded by the coding sequence ATGTCTATTTCTTCAAATCCATCCCATGTACTTGGTTTACCACGCATTGGCGCACACCGAGAAATGAAAAAAGCAGTTGAACGCTATTGGCGTATGGAAATAACTATCGATGAATTACAACAGATAGGTCAACAAATTGAAGAAAAAAATTGGCACATGCAAGCTAAGGCTGGACTTGATTTCATTACGGTGGGTGATTTTTCTTGGTATGACCATGTATTAGATCATAGTGCACTGTTAGGCGTCATTCCAGAACGTTTTAAAGATGAGAATAAAAAAATTGATCTCAATACGATATTTTGCATGGCACGTGGCCAAGCTCCTGAGGTAAAAGAAACTACGGCATGTGAAATGACAAAATGGTTTAATACCAATTATCACTACATTGTCCCTGAATTTAATTCAAACCAAGTTTTTCAATTAAGCACCGATTATTTTTTTTCAGCTATCGATAGAGCCATCGCCAAAGGTTATCGAGTAAAACCGGTTTTACTCGGACCCTTAACCTATCTCTGGTTAGGAAAAACTAAACCCGCAGAATTTGATAAATTAAGCTTATTAGAAAATTTATTGCCTGTTTACAATCAAATTTTTGCTGAATTTCGTTCCAGAAAGATTGAATGGATGCAAATCGATGAACCTATTTTAGTATTAGATTTAACGCAGAATTGGCAACAAGCCTATGTTAAAACGTATCAAGCATTAAATTTCAATCAAGTCAATTGTTTATTAGGTACTTATTTTGGTTCCATCAGTGATCAATTATCCCTTATCAAACAATTACCCATTGAGGGTTTGCATATCGATTGTTGCACAGCGCCTGAACAACTATCTCACTGCTTAGAACAATTTTCAAAAGATAAAATTATTTCTTTAGGATTGATCAATGGTCGTAATATTTGGCGCGCCGATTTAAATGAAATATTAACTCAACTACGTCCTATTCATAAAGTTTATGGTGATAAATTATGGATAGGGAGTAGTTGTTCCTTACTGCATACACCGGTTGATTTAGATAACGAAACTAAATTAGATCCCGAAATAAAAACATGGCTTGCTTTTGCTAAACAAAAATTAGCTGAAATAGCTTTATTATCTCGTGCTTTAAATGCAAATGAACCCGCTATTACGGATTTGTTGCAGGAAAATCAAATCGCTTTACAAAACCGAAAAACATCACCGCGTATCCATAATCACTGGGTACAAAATAGGATTAAATCCGTCAGCAACGATCTTGCCAAACGCAACACGGATTATAGTTCGCGTGCCAAACAACAAAAATTAGCGTTACAATTACCTTTATTACCCACTACGACTATCGGTTCTTTCCCACAAACAACGGATATCCGAAAAATTCGTCAAGAATATAAATCAGGAAAAATATCGTATGAAACCTATCAACAAGAAATAAAACAACAAATCGCCGATGTGATAGTCCAACAAGAAGCTTTGGATTTAGATGTTTTAGTCCATGGTGAAGCCGAACGTAATGACATGGTCGAGTATTTTGGTGAGTTATTAAATGGTTTTGCTTTTACTAAAAACGGCTGGGTACAAAGTTATGGATCACGTTGTGTTAAGCCCCCTATTATTTATGGAGACGTTAGTCGCCCGCAAGCAATGACCGTTGAATGGGCCGCTTATAGCCAAACCTTAAGCAAACGTCCGGTCAAAGGGATGTTAACGGGTCCTGTTACTCTATTAGCTTGGTCTTTTGTTCGAGATGATCAACCACACCAAGCGACGGCTTTGCAAATTGCTTTGGCCTTACGCGATGAAGTCGTCGATTTAGAAAAAGCGGGTATCCAGATTATTCAAATTGATGAACCCGCTTTTCGTGAAACCTTGCCCTTACGTCATAAAGATTGGCAAAATTATTTAGATTGGGCCGTATTTTCATTCCGCATTGCTTCCTGCGTTGTCCAAGATAGGACACAGATTCATACACATATGTGTTATTCCGAGTTTAATGATGTCATCGAAGCAATTGCTGCACTGGATGCGGATGTCATCACGCTGGAAAGTTCCCGTTCCAAAATGGAACTCTTACAAGCATTTGAAAATTTTTCCTATCCGAATGAAATCGGTCCGGGTATTTATGACATTCATTCACCACGCATTCCCTCAAAAGAGGAAATGATCCAGCAACTACAACAGGCATTACATTATATTCCCATTGAACGTCTCTGGGTAAATCCTGATTGTGGCCTAAAAACTCGCCATTTGCCTGAAGTAATTGAAGCATTACGCAACATGGTCGGCGCTGCTAAATTCCTCCGTGAGGAGAGTGCTCTTCTTGTTATCCCACCCTCCGCTAACAAGGAGATCTCGCATGCCGTTACGTCAAAAATTTAG
- the metF gene encoding methylenetetrahydrofolate reductase [NAD(P)H] translates to MPLRQKFSFSFEVFPPKTKKGSQDLNQTRQELSQLKPNYFSVTFGAGGSLQQKSLNVVRQFVNDGMPATPHISCVNMTHQRLHDLLTEYKQLGIKQLLVIQGDLPSDNTPINIEFNYASELITAIRKMTGHYFHIIVAAYPEFHPRATSPAMDIENFKRKIEAGANSAITQFFFNSDAYFRFIEACEKSSIRIPIIPGITPIMNYQKLMRFSTACGAEIPLWLHKHLKTYCDDPISLQEIGIEFVTKLCHSLLQNGVKEFHFYTLNRTEPTHRIIQNLNSTYIPKGK, encoded by the coding sequence ATGCCGTTACGTCAAAAATTTAGTTTTAGTTTTGAGGTTTTTCCGCCTAAGACAAAAAAAGGCTCCCAGGATTTGAATCAGACACGACAGGAATTATCTCAACTCAAACCAAACTATTTTTCTGTCACGTTTGGTGCCGGTGGATCGCTACAACAAAAATCATTGAATGTGGTGCGGCAATTCGTCAACGATGGAATGCCTGCAACACCACATATTTCCTGCGTCAATATGACTCATCAGCGTTTACACGATTTACTCACTGAATATAAACAATTAGGCATTAAACAATTGTTGGTGATTCAAGGCGACTTACCTAGCGATAATACGCCAATAAATATTGAATTCAATTATGCAAGTGAATTAATTACTGCCATTCGTAAAATGACCGGCCATTATTTTCATATCATTGTGGCCGCCTATCCGGAATTTCATCCGCGCGCTACTAGCCCGGCTATGGATATCGAAAATTTTAAACGTAAAATTGAAGCCGGTGCTAATAGTGCGATTACACAATTTTTTTTTAATAGTGATGCGTATTTTCGTTTTATAGAAGCTTGTGAAAAATCTTCTATTCGTATCCCGATCATTCCGGGCATTACACCGATTATGAATTATCAGAAACTCATGCGGTTTTCAACCGCTTGTGGCGCAGAAATTCCTTTATGGTTACATAAACATCTTAAAACCTATTGCGATGATCCGATTTCCTTACAAGAAATCGGCATTGAATTTGTCACTAAACTTTGCCATAGTTTATTGCAAAACGGTGTTAAGGAATTTCATTTTTATACCTTAAATCGCACAGAACCAACGCATCGCATTATCCAAAATCTAAACTCTACCTACATCCCGAAAGGAAAATAA
- a CDS encoding nucleoside deaminase, with translation MIKLNKEERKFLDLAYQEAEIGLKEGGIPVGAVLVVGDKVVAKGHNKRIQEQSMIKHGETDCIENTHRKVSSTDLQRATLYTTLSPCYMCAGAILLNKIPRVIIGENKTFEQSEEWLKQNQTEIIVVNYAKCVTMMLTFIKKNLKLWGEDIGLTERQVLNKYKDRFHRI, from the coding sequence ATGATTAAGTTAAATAAAGAGGAAAGAAAATTTTTGGATCTCGCCTATCAGGAAGCAGAAATAGGTTTGAAGGAAGGAGGTATTCCAGTGGGGGCTGTTTTAGTAGTAGGAGATAAAGTGGTTGCAAAAGGACACAATAAGCGTATCCAAGAGCAAAGTATGATCAAACATGGCGAAACAGATTGTATAGAAAATACTCATCGTAAAGTTTCTTCGACAGATTTACAACGCGCAACCCTCTATACCACCTTATCTCCTTGCTATATGTGTGCCGGCGCCATTCTATTAAACAAAATACCCAGAGTGATTATCGGAGAAAATAAAACCTTCGAACAATCTGAGGAGTGGCTAAAACAAAATCAAACAGAAATTATCGTCGTTAACTATGCAAAATGTGTCACAATGATGTTAACCTTCATCAAAAAAAATCTTAAACTTTGGGGGGAAGATATTGGTTTAACAGAACGACAAGTTTTAAATAAATATAAAGATCGGTTTCATCGGATATGA
- a CDS encoding DM13 domain-containing protein, with product MRSSIRSLIAGVIGFLVGLTAMLIVYPFIFPPPTVNEKIANIETKTKVATGMFIHPNPKDRAHYGKGSVSVYKSKNQYEVLLGKDFKVGPGPAFHVFLSDARNITTNAAFKNSKKIDIGILKSFQGSQVYPVPSQVNMSEMHSVVVWCVSFSQLITSANLNFS from the coding sequence ATGAGAAGCAGTATTCGAAGCCTAATTGCCGGCGTAATAGGTTTTCTGGTGGGACTAACCGCTATGCTTATTGTCTATCCGTTCATTTTTCCTCCGCCTACGGTAAACGAAAAAATTGCCAATATCGAGACTAAAACCAAAGTCGCAACCGGCATGTTTATCCATCCCAATCCTAAAGATCGGGCTCATTATGGCAAGGGCTCAGTGAGTGTTTATAAATCAAAAAATCAATACGAGGTTCTTCTGGGTAAGGATTTCAAAGTGGGTCCAGGACCTGCTTTTCATGTTTTCTTGTCGGATGCTAGAAACATCACAACCAATGCTGCTTTTAAAAATTCAAAAAAAATTGATATAGGGATATTAAAAAGCTTTCAAGGAAGCCAAGTTTATCCTGTTCCAAGTCAAGTTAATATGTCAGAAATGCATTCCGTTGTAGTTTGGTGCGTTTCATTTTCGCAACTTATTACCTCAGCTAATTTAAATTTTAGCTAA
- a CDS encoding NB-ARC domain-containing protein has protein sequence MKSAQSASNNFLAPVANKNQYWWDGLKKNNSFHAPYFSNIRVHRSDEDNFVEATRQGFYNYWLTLEEVTDIAHLEYNNFKDSSQRPHSDFQSSNSLAHLIDKITSFQIRAKQTNTARETLIFNIGYAHWITMVLSYQQERFTLYYVNSLNYRLPAEIQQFLEAQHILLNNLSEYLFQDMNNSNVGLWTLEIAENLNTMLDKHLSLETMKVILSYLPHQYDANYFNERRKVLAGKLSQYTHFLKLVGSSTSDLSPTIDPFSFASVEEPMLKKARIEWEGEAVKLRLSLFVETYISYTCKMLGVYHIIAKGDRLSLESLKTELKIGATAALLGMTVTQGVAGSIPSLVATVRSMSAHYYLLSKDKACKITKAFENVLSGELSGLLAVVAVEIFHSFESQFMSVTDKAGYKIAIEKLAEDAAARSLNYIIATTSQNIPPFVTRELLSTGVILGHSDNFFDPSIKKMRFRVAGASVLDPHGKTLSTANLYEQTGVRVFYIKTQQTRFYKLKKFFNSFYGYRLLLSWEKQTNGELKETFIKDYQQQELSLPQLKNQFEYTLWNYHYVLKDNRIDQEAKDILDKLKKTDQIQLLSHVTLKNTLQPQESILFNLRKPISNFSGRKEVLHKLHQLLISNDNLAVISQGLSDLTLDESVSSSTTAAQTALSGLGGIGKTQLALRYAELYASDYDNNVIWINADTKGDVINSLKNLAVKLNLSDKNTLGTNKEFAELLSEIYQYFSNRKSLFIFDNVENYQEFEEFLPKSLIGNTPIILITSRFNHWKNIFQVLLLNVFNDQEALEFIKKELNINTSQQDAKIKELTRLVQGLPLALQQAVAYITMQKNVDSSFGVDNYIEYFKTNAEKILNFKFSEYSNDPYFKAVFITWEISLGTIKNVKPTGKTALNILNIMAYLYPDNIKNDLFLNLYPLEEVSRAIHLLKSYSMINTGSQTDISIVHRLVQKVVRINLEKHFVALEKNAENIIFITQDYYINHDIGLHYIYFLLHMVKHDHLVSRLKLGSTRSSAIDVFILSNYNIDLVYFYDAAYLILTKKDYAQFIGEALFLYIKNGLLFFLSETIFYLEKQLEEGLLTATNTWAILDYRYRTAINYPGWLASSDDDLQERQIVSIHLTLAFQKRFTEKFSICELGKRQSREVSCRSRESDNQANKIGLIQHHLHLLRQAINLTSEKWVNKINLPNFLQEEWSQVALNLEKGIENNLLADAFNSTWVSEELFALAEKGLLEKNLLFNRTQVPTTLQTKKMTLNKAKSFLTHVMKITRSFRKRGPSSIGNGYTVAKELKDFKKLKALQGNDASSSLSDLTGFALSETDRRGQSNLDIETFLNLIEDISLLSEDDPMIIIDIWSWAKNNINQTIRQVNQLERYVHLNKEEKLTESLRALMHLNPSDYLEAKAINNQLVKNALAFLKNIDSIQNYVFPSAYSSSQLVKDNQIFLQEKQSIKLDSTMPDKLTHEEGYLFCLSGILGNKSYVKSSEWVYIEPYPPFMHPNLVTTYLCEGALGVELTKNRTGNATLIALDTGSDIAIGVPDRLNIFLVNNGDKNYTGGHAGNLFFIQGDKIKGTLEGGNRENIILLENFLPHAAYILFDKQGLLCEQSEAIDLHCKEGLQLKHIQHVYGRKQLKDIVFVSEGIEYVDGFSGKNEDECDYIYLTRYVTRYLELVLRPDTIIYAFDDNFLLKISLINYRLSQQVGNVSILVRSNEAIEHRFTVEFSLNELDKIVFSENEIYFIFLHKKNFFNLRISDPFSRLLLRTIQFSFSSQQELKLAKSNYLYIRELNTYTVNKLVNYYSTFSQRLQMVLRIFAVPSKIMLQVGYAGQPIILYNEPSIKNYLISQGDKTIYLIKPPLKVIEFPMPEIVIVSLGEKNALNTLDLSEVWKQARRICPRQNITTEIIEQNQSLILSLKVDYYWLSMTECAPLESIWPIVTIRLHNALMDNSYQNLEVILDNSPLIIAFDERIHWHLQAYPLIFGHEKAIIILTKNDFMPDANILVLKDMNHRKYSFFCHNETDLILTNVFDPLTPVDEFCTVVYSQFYQVPEMREKVLTTKLTFLDQQVILKKEEENIINAAPFDFNQINLTLNRQKLFNKEQSEGQVRIRRQVKTKQKLAKTKNNLSKKQTNRQLHFRLGKSNVSFFDTITSDTQPSFPLAKPSLSYNESYSHSNVTPFLTNNTDINSQSVFLTWIYHRLWGKNPKLLNFRPSVEMENENQVYKAIDYYERLQNDSSYTHLRH, from the coding sequence CATCAATATGATGCTAATTATTTTAACGAAAGAAGAAAAGTGTTAGCAGGAAAACTCAGCCAGTATACTCACTTTTTAAAGTTAGTGGGATCGTCGACCTCAGATCTTAGTCCGACCATTGATCCCTTTTCGTTTGCAAGCGTAGAGGAGCCGATGTTAAAAAAAGCGAGAATTGAATGGGAAGGTGAAGCCGTTAAACTTCGTTTAAGCTTATTTGTTGAAACCTATATAAGCTATACCTGTAAGATGTTAGGTGTTTATCATATCATCGCTAAAGGAGATAGATTAAGTTTAGAAAGCTTAAAAACCGAATTAAAGATAGGAGCAACCGCTGCGTTGTTAGGAATGACGGTAACTCAAGGCGTAGCAGGATCTATCCCTTCTTTGGTAGCCACAGTGAGATCAATGAGCGCGCATTATTATTTATTATCCAAAGATAAAGCGTGTAAAATTACAAAGGCTTTTGAAAATGTACTGTCGGGTGAGTTAAGTGGCTTATTAGCAGTAGTCGCAGTAGAGATTTTTCATAGCTTTGAAAGTCAATTTATGTCTGTAACGGATAAAGCGGGATATAAAATAGCGATAGAAAAGTTAGCAGAAGATGCAGCGGCTCGATCACTCAATTATATTATTGCAACTACTTCGCAAAATATTCCTCCTTTCGTTACTCGAGAATTACTCAGTACAGGCGTTATTTTAGGTCATTCAGACAACTTTTTTGACCCAAGCATTAAAAAAATGCGTTTTCGTGTAGCGGGTGCCAGTGTATTAGACCCGCACGGGAAAACACTGAGTACTGCTAATTTATATGAACAAACTGGTGTCCGTGTTTTTTATATCAAAACTCAACAGACACGCTTTTATAAGTTAAAGAAATTTTTTAATAGTTTTTATGGTTATCGTTTACTGCTGTCTTGGGAAAAACAAACAAATGGCGAGCTTAAAGAAACTTTTATAAAGGATTATCAGCAACAAGAATTGTCACTACCGCAATTAAAAAATCAATTTGAATATACGTTATGGAATTATCACTATGTTTTAAAAGATAATAGGATTGATCAAGAAGCAAAGGATATTTTAGATAAACTAAAAAAAACCGATCAAATTCAACTTCTTTCTCATGTCACTCTAAAAAATACACTGCAACCACAGGAGTCTATACTTTTTAACTTGAGAAAACCGATAAGTAATTTTAGTGGCAGGAAAGAGGTTTTACATAAGTTACACCAGTTATTAATATCAAACGATAATTTAGCTGTTATTTCACAGGGTTTGTCTGACTTAACATTGGATGAATCTGTTAGCTCAAGTACCACGGCAGCTCAAACTGCTTTAAGCGGCTTAGGAGGTATAGGAAAAACACAGCTCGCTTTGCGTTACGCCGAATTATATGCATCTGATTATGATAATAATGTGATCTGGATTAATGCGGATACAAAAGGTGACGTTATAAACTCTTTAAAGAACTTAGCTGTTAAATTAAACTTATCCGACAAAAATACATTGGGTACTAATAAAGAATTTGCTGAATTATTATCTGAAATTTATCAGTATTTTTCTAATAGAAAAAGCCTATTTATTTTTGATAATGTGGAAAACTATCAAGAGTTTGAGGAATTTTTACCAAAAAGTTTAATTGGAAATACACCGATTATATTAATCACTTCACGTTTTAATCATTGGAAGAATATATTTCAAGTCTTATTACTCAACGTATTTAATGATCAAGAAGCACTAGAATTTATAAAAAAAGAATTAAATATAAATACATCTCAGCAAGATGCCAAAATAAAAGAACTCACTAGATTAGTACAAGGTTTACCTTTGGCGCTGCAGCAAGCCGTTGCTTATATTACGATGCAAAAAAACGTTGATAGCTCCTTTGGAGTGGATAATTATATTGAATATTTTAAAACTAATGCGGAAAAAATACTTAATTTCAAATTTTCAGAATATAGTAATGATCCTTATTTTAAAGCAGTGTTTATTACCTGGGAAATTAGTTTGGGTACAATAAAAAACGTTAAACCTACTGGGAAAACAGCTTTAAATATTTTAAATATCATGGCGTATTTATATCCTGATAATATTAAAAATGATTTATTTTTAAATTTATATCCTCTTGAAGAGGTCAGCCGTGCCATTCATCTACTTAAAAGTTATTCCATGATTAATACAGGGAGTCAAACAGATATTTCTATAGTTCATCGTTTAGTACAAAAAGTGGTTCGTATCAATCTAGAAAAGCATTTTGTCGCGTTAGAAAAAAATGCTGAAAACATAATTTTTATCACACAAGACTATTATATAAATCATGATATAGGGTTACACTATATTTACTTTTTATTACACATGGTTAAGCACGATCACTTAGTTTCTCGCCTTAAATTAGGTAGTACTAGAAGCTCTGCCATCGATGTCTTTATTTTATCCAATTATAATATTGATTTAGTTTATTTTTACGATGCCGCGTACTTAATATTAACTAAAAAAGATTATGCTCAATTTATAGGAGAGGCTTTATTTTTATATATTAAAAATGGATTATTATTTTTTCTGTCTGAAACAATCTTTTATTTGGAAAAACAGTTAGAGGAAGGGTTGCTCACTGCAACGAATACATGGGCCATACTTGATTATCGTTACCGAACAGCTATTAACTACCCTGGCTGGTTAGCCTCATCCGATGATGATTTACAAGAAAGACAAATAGTCAGTATACATTTAACATTAGCGTTTCAAAAAAGATTTACTGAAAAATTCTCGATTTGTGAGCTTGGAAAACGTCAGTCTAGAGAGGTGAGTTGTCGATCCAGAGAATCCGATAATCAAGCGAATAAAATAGGCTTAATTCAACATCATTTACACTTGCTAAGACAAGCTATAAATTTAACATCAGAAAAATGGGTGAATAAAATTAATTTACCTAATTTTTTGCAAGAAGAATGGAGTCAGGTTGCGTTAAATCTTGAAAAAGGTATAGAAAATAATTTGTTGGCAGACGCGTTTAATAGCACGTGGGTATCTGAAGAACTATTTGCTTTAGCTGAAAAAGGATTGCTGGAAAAAAATTTATTATTTAATAGAACACAAGTGCCTACTACGCTTCAAACTAAAAAAATGACTCTAAATAAAGCTAAATCTTTTTTAACTCATGTTATGAAAATAACGAGGTCTTTTAGAAAGCGCGGTCCTTCTTCAATAGGTAATGGCTATACTGTTGCAAAGGAATTAAAAGATTTTAAAAAATTAAAAGCGCTCCAGGGCAATGACGCGAGTTCATCGTTGAGTGATTTAACTGGTTTTGCTCTATCAGAAACGGATAGAAGAGGTCAATCGAATCTTGACATAGAAACTTTTTTAAATCTTATCGAGGACATTTCACTGCTCAGCGAAGATGATCCAATGATCATTATCGATATTTGGAGTTGGGCAAAAAACAATATTAATCAGACTATTCGTCAAGTTAATCAGCTTGAGCGCTATGTACATCTTAATAAAGAAGAAAAGTTAACAGAAAGTTTACGTGCTTTAATGCACCTTAACCCTTCTGATTATTTGGAAGCTAAGGCCATTAATAACCAGCTAGTTAAAAATGCGCTAGCTTTTTTAAAAAATATAGACTCTATTCAGAATTATGTTTTTCCATCCGCCTATTCATCGTCACAATTAGTTAAAGATAATCAGATTTTTTTACAAGAAAAACAGTCAATTAAACTCGATTCGACAATGCCAGACAAGCTAACCCATGAAGAAGGCTATCTTTTTTGTTTATCGGGTATATTAGGGAATAAATCCTATGTAAAATCTTCAGAATGGGTTTATATAGAGCCTTATCCACCTTTTATGCACCCTAATTTAGTGACTACATACCTTTGTGAGGGTGCATTAGGGGTTGAATTGACTAAAAACAGAACGGGAAATGCGACGTTAATTGCTTTAGATACAGGAAGCGATATCGCTATTGGCGTTCCTGATCGGCTCAATATTTTTCTAGTTAATAATGGTGATAAAAATTATACAGGTGGACATGCAGGGAATTTATTCTTTATACAAGGAGATAAAATTAAGGGAACTCTAGAGGGAGGAAACCGAGAGAATATTATTCTATTAGAAAATTTTTTACCTCATGCCGCTTACATTTTATTTGATAAACAGGGTTTGCTCTGTGAACAAAGTGAAGCGATCGACCTCCATTGTAAAGAAGGTCTTCAATTGAAACATATTCAGCATGTCTATGGTAGAAAGCAATTAAAAGATATTGTTTTTGTCAGTGAAGGTATCGAGTATGTTGATGGTTTTTCTGGAAAAAATGAGGACGAATGTGATTATATTTATTTGACTCGTTATGTAACACGCTATTTGGAGCTAGTACTGAGACCTGATACCATTATTTATGCTTTTGACGATAATTTTTTATTAAAAATATCCTTAATAAATTATCGATTGAGTCAGCAAGTTGGTAATGTGTCCATACTCGTCCGTTCTAATGAAGCCATTGAACATCGATTTACTGTTGAATTTTCTTTAAATGAACTCGATAAAATAGTTTTTTCAGAGAATGAAATATATTTCATTTTTTTACATAAAAAAAATTTTTTTAATTTGCGCATTTCTGATCCATTTTCTAGGTTACTATTACGTACTATTCAATTTTCTTTTTCCTCTCAACAAGAGTTGAAATTAGCAAAGTCAAACTATCTCTATATTCGAGAGTTAAATACTTATACGGTTAATAAATTAGTAAACTACTATAGTACTTTTTCTCAGCGTTTACAGATGGTATTACGAATCTTTGCGGTGCCTAGCAAAATAATGCTGCAGGTTGGTTATGCTGGCCAACCGATCATACTTTATAATGAACCCTCGATAAAAAATTATTTAATCAGTCAAGGCGATAAAACGATCTACTTAATTAAGCCTCCTTTGAAAGTAATAGAATTTCCTATGCCTGAAATAGTCATTGTTTCTTTAGGTGAAAAAAATGCTTTAAATACATTAGATCTAAGTGAAGTATGGAAGCAAGCCCGGCGTATTTGCCCTAGGCAAAACATAACAACCGAAATAATTGAGCAGAATCAGAGTTTAATACTCAGTTTAAAGGTTGACTATTATTGGTTATCAATGACTGAATGTGCGCCATTAGAAAGTATTTGGCCTATTGTTACGATAAGATTACACAATGCGTTAATGGATAATAGTTACCAGAATTTAGAAGTTATTTTAGATAATAGTCCGCTTATCATTGCTTTCGATGAACGAATCCATTGGCATTTACAAGCTTACCCTTTGATTTTTGGTCATGAGAAAGCCATTATTATTCTCACTAAAAACGATTTCATGCCAGACGCTAATATTCTTGTGCTTAAAGACATGAATCATAGGAAATATAGTTTTTTTTGTCATAATGAAACAGATTTAATCTTAACCAATGTATTTGACCCGCTGACTCCAGTCGATGAATTTTGTACCGTCGTATACAGTCAATTTTATCAAGTACCCGAAATGCGCGAGAAGGTATTAACGACAAAACTGACTTTCCTTGATCAGCAAGTTATTCTCAAAAAAGAAGAAGAAAATATTATTAATGCCGCTCCGTTTGATTTTAATCAAATCAATTTAACTCTAAATAGACAAAAATTATTCAATAAAGAGCAATCAGAGGGTCAGGTACGGATTAGACGACAAGTAAAAACAAAACAAAAGCTTGCAAAAACTAAAAACAACCTGTCAAAAAAGCAGACTAATCGTCAACTTCACTTCAGATTGGGGAAATCAAATGTGAGCTTCTTTGATACAATAACTTCAGACACGCAACCGTCTTTTCCACTCGCTAAGCCCTCGCTTTCTTATAATGAGAGTTATTCGCATTCCAATGTTACTCCTTTTCTAACGAATAATACCGACATTAATAGTCAGTCAGTATTTTTAACTTGGATATATCATAGGCTATGGGGAAAAAACCCAAAATTATTAAACTTCAGACCTTCTGTCGAAATGGAAAATGAAAATCAGGTATACAAAGCGATTGATTATTATGAAAGATTACAGAATGATAGTAGCTATACTCATTTGAGACACTGA